The segment TATTATGTGAAACCCAAAACTGACACATAATTGCCTATTTACATAAAGAACACTTTAAAGCAGGGGACAGGGTTGCTGTTATGGTGTTAGCAGCAGGATGTGACAGAGAAACCACCTTCCCCAGCCATGCAGCTTATTAAAGCTTTCATAAACCCACACAGTGTTTCTAACAGGCTCACAACCACTGGGCTATACTACACTATTTCAAAAAGGACTGTGTGTTAGTTCAAGTGAGCTACTCTGGGtggtttattatttttgtaaggTGACACTGACGTAGTTGGAATAAGTAAGCCTGTTACACTAACACTGTGAAAACAGAACACTCAGAGCACCATGGACCAGAGCTGAACCTGAGCTGGGTTAGTTCTCCACAAGGAAAACACCACACGGATACAGAGAGGAATGCTGATGAGACAGAAAAGTCAGAAAGAAGAAACAACCAGtagaaataaaaggaaaattaaaagAATATGGAAAAACAGGACAAGAAAAACGAACacgggggggaaaaaaagtagaAATTAAAACCACTGAGGTCAGCGTCTTCCCTCGTCAGATGAGAAAAAAGTTACAGTTCCTTCACCAGCTGTCATGAGATCATTCATGGATGATTTCACAATAGTTTACGGACCAATTTAAAGTGTCAAAACTGTTTAGCAACGCAAGCAGCATAAGCGGCACTGTCAGTCCAGGAATGCAACCCTTAAAGTGGTTCAATTCAATCTCCCGTTCTCACACaaataaaccacacacacaaacagactcaCTGTTCTTGCCATGACGGCGTATATCCATGACCAGACTGCCCTCTTGTAGAGACTCCTCCATGCAGGACTTCCAGTCTGTGTAGCTCATTTCTGCCACCTGGTGCCCGTTCACTGTCAGCACCTCGTCTCCGACCTGCAGCTGGCACATCTCTGCCGAGGTGCCTGCACAAGACAAACATGTCATTAGCAGCAAAGAAAGTAGCCGATTCTACCCCTGCAGCGACCTGGTTGGTTAGTATAAGAGCCATTATTCTTGCATAAACACGTGGTGAACTGGCCTCTTACAGTCGCACTGGATGTGGTCATTGTACTGTTGCATCAATGTTTTGCTTCTTCCTGCTACTTATGCATGCtgattttgttgcttttgttgtcattttggcATCCTGTCTTTGCTTTTCTCAACATGTCACGGTTTTAGAACATCTCACCAAAGCCAGCTGGCTAACACTGATATGTTTACAGAAACACTGATTAATGTGTGttgtctttaaataaataaattaatgaaattgTGATGAAACCTAACACAATGGGTGATTTGACAAGGTTGACACGATACATACAACGACTAAAACTTAATTACACTGTAGTAAACTGGTGTGACAAACTGGAGGTCACATATCGATGCGGGGTGTGTATGTTACTAGTAAAAAATATTACTGAAACATTAGCAAATTACATGAGATACTGAATCTGGGAAAATCTCAGTAGAAAGAGAGGCTCAGGCCCAGCAGATCTGACCCAGATAGATGCTGCCCTACATAGGTCTGGCATCGCCACTGCAATGGCCTGCTGACAACTAACCAGCAATGCCAGGCAGTAAAATATAACAGCCTGAGTACTGGCTTCCAATATTACCACTGTACTGTATCTGTGAATACGTCAGTCAGCTTTAGTGAGACACCACCAACTGATCTTTTTCCACTGGGTTTAACCACTGGAAATGTTGCAGTTAAAGGCTGCCAACCTGGCTGAATAATACACATTATATTAGAAGGTGAGTAAACCTTTACCCATACAATTCAAATCCCTTTGAAGCTATATCTCTCAACTGTCTCTGTTGTTACCTGGCTGGATGGACGTGACGTGTGCTCCTGTTGAGTCCCAGGCCGCCTGGAAGCCAAagtctctgctgctgttgggctTCTGGTTCAGGCTGATCCGCATCTCACAGTAGTTCTCCTAGAAACCAAACACCAACACAGATGAGTAGCGATGAGCAACAACTATTCACATACACGCGGGACAGCTTTAAGTGCAGAAATGTGGTCCTGACTTTCAATCGCTCTGGAGATCAGCATGTCAGGTTGTGTGTCTGCTTTGGCAAGAAAGCCTGGTATTAATCATTTATAGCTGTTGATTAAATTCCAACCTATTGCTATCCTTTAATTCCTGCAGTGCAACATTCAATTATTTTAAAGCAACTTTTCATAAGAAAAGGTTGAAGCAAAAATTAGATTTTATGACACCTTTGGATTCACTACATATTTACCATAAAGTCTCAAATATATTCAGTGACTGTACATATTGTCAGTATTAAATATGACTTGTGTacacatgtattattttttattgccaattactttttttctatttacCTGGCTGGTTTCTTTGGCTGGATCAGAACTGACTGGGGCTTCACTCTTGACCTGGGGAGGGACAGGTGAGACGCTCTGAGTGGAAGTGATGCTCTTTGCTGTGGTCTCGTCTTCTtgctcctcctcatcttcagtGCTGCGGGCCGAGCTGGAATGAGACCGAGTCTCGTCCTCAGAGTTCATGAACTGGTGATAGCGGCTTGGGACAGACATCTTCACAGAAGCATCGACACTGCCGTTGACACGCTTGTTAGAGTCGTCCATCTGTCCGGGGTGAATGCAGATTGTCAATGAATGCATAGTTTGAGTCTCAAGATTAAGAGAACATAAAACTTACTTGAATAACGCAGGACTGTTGATTACATAATGATAAATTTAAACCTGTAATACTTATGGGGAGAAATCAGCTGGGGAACATGTCAACTCTTTAAGTGAAACTGTTTCAAGAGTGTTCATAATCTTCACCTGATACTCACTAACTGATCCAATTAAACaaaattgtttttcttaaatttaCTATAACATTAATGAATGTGAGGGAGACTGAAAATAGCATCCCTGATGGTTGAGTTAGCATTATAAAAACACTAGCTTCTTCCGTTATTCACAGTAAACAGATTGGACTCTGGGGTAACATTGATATACtcaaaaacaaattacactGTACCTGACCAACAAGACaaagatttctttctttctgccaaACAAACACTGTCACCTCCTGCCCTCCAGCCACTTGTGCTGCACTGGTAGTTTGTATTTAGTTGTAGAATGATCTCGTACTCACTGTAAAGGGTCGGGGAAGTGAGGACAAGCGGGATGACTGAGTCCCGAAGGGCCTTGGCGTGACAACTGAGGTAAGCCGTGCGCTATCCGATCTCTGGTAGCTCCTGGGGAGGGAGGTGGAAACTAGAGACACCCCGGGAGGCTTGGATTCCTTTGAGCTGAGCGGTGCCTGTTGTTTATACAGAGAACCATAGGAGGGGGCCCCCACCTCAGTCTGTGTGCCCGACAATGGGCGCCTTGGCTCGGGCACCTTTTGCATGGAGCTAGAAGAGGAGATAATTGTGGTCTCCTCGGTCTTGACTGTGCTCGTATGTTCTAAGACCGGACTCTTCTGTAAAGGTACAGCTACTGGAGACTGGGATCTGTGGAAAATGCTGCGGCTGGTGGGAGTGATGGCGGGAGTGATGGTGCTTGAGGCGTCGCTGCCTGCAGGACAGTCCACAATGTCAGCTTCCTGTGAGGTGGGAGGGGAAGCGGCCCTGCCAGTAGctggggaagcagcgggaggtTTGTCCTCTTTCAGAGGCAAGTCAGGAGGTTCAGAGGAGGAGTAAGGGATGTCAATAGTGTAGCTCTTGGTTGGAAGGGTTCGGGTACGTGGGGCAATAACAGGTGTCTCAAATACGTCCTCGCTGTCATCCAGGTAAGAGAGAGATCCGAGACGACTACCAATGCTGTTCTTCCCTTTATTTTCTCTGTGgagaagacagaggaggagaaggggatGGGATAAAGAGGTAAATAGGAAAAAAGCGGATAGTGATGGGTAAAAGCACAAATGAGGATGGAAAGGTAAGGAATTTAGGGAGATGAAGGAGACAGGTGACAGGAAAGGGAGAGTGACAGGGAGGAAAATGGAAAGAAGAACACAGGTTGAAAAGAGTAGGGTAGAGAGAGGTGGGGCAAAATAATGGGAGGCAGGTTGTAAGCCATGATTAGATTACACTTTCACATTGACGGAAGGTACAATTACATTCATTCACTCCTGCACAAACAATCCTATAGTCTCTGTGTTTAATACCGCAAAACCTCTCATCCACACCTTTTTTACCTTAGCAAAGGATCCCCCTCCGTGGgtaaaaagaacaaacaaacagggaaACAAATTCAGCGAGCATTGTTTTTGGTAAAAACCAGGATCAGAAAATACGAGATAAAATTCCTTTTACCTCTCCTCTTCCATCTCCTTGAAGGACTTCGACCTTCTGCTGCTATACGTGATCTGCTCTATCTTCTccctttcctctttcttcttcactATGTCAGAGTTGACACTCTTGCGCCGGCTCTTCCATTTGTTCAGGTCCTGCAGCAAAAGAAAGCCCAGATCACCTCATGCACCATTTTGTAACAATTCGGCTTGGATCTAGATAAAACAGACTGGTTGTGTTGCATGGCTAACTGTGCAGCTGAAGGGAGTGAAGTTGGgaaggagacagaaagacaaaaaaaaaagaaatggctACATTTGAAGGTGTTCTATTTGTGTGCTTTAGGCTCCTCCCGGCTCACCTCCCCTGTGTATTGAGGACTCTGTGACCTAAATGCTGCTTTAAGACTCCATTATTTTGTCATGACACCAATGAGATTGCTGACAGACGCCCCTCTGTCACAGCTAGTCATATATATGTGGATAACTTTTTATTACTCTTAATCTTTCTACCTAACAATCAGCACTTGTAATGGattactgttttttaaaattggaGCAAATATTTTCCAGGAATAACTTGCACCCAAGTCTATATGGACTGTTTACTTTTCATATAGGTTAggtctatttattttttaatttgtaggGTCTCTGTCTCACATCATTTGGCTGTATAACATCATTTCGATTTCagtatattattagtatttacAGCATGTGGTGTTTCCTGCCATAAACACTGTGATTTGCAAATGAGGACAGTACATAGCCAGAGGGCAGTGCTGCACCAATCAGTGTCTGCCTCTACCTCTGGCTTCTATCGAAACACCCCACCCCGTGGCCACAGACTGCACCACAACACCTGCTTTCCTGATTGCCGCACAGATCCCATAGATCATGTGCTCACCTTTCACATCTGTGTTGGGAACAAAACTTCCTTATGCCATCTTTCTGCCAGAGTCAGCTTGTCTTGATTCGTATAACATATAGGGAGGAGGAAACAGGTATTCTTGAGCGACAGTGTGCAGCACACCTATCAGTTATACTCACATCCTGCCACTTATCCTCACTGTTCTTTATCTGGTCTCGATACTTCTGCAGCTCTTCGTAGCGAACCTGCCTGATGATGCTGGGGTCGACCTTGATATCGCTTGTTGATTTACTCCTTTGGAAAGAAAGagtaaaaaaagttaaaatacaaCTCTGGGCATCAGCTGCTCAAGTGTAGGGGGGCCTTATTTTGCGTATCAGCTTtacataaggataaaaacaaaggTAGCAAATTTTCGACTCCACTCCAAGTATGAATTCACCATTTTCTTACCACTGTGTCAAATAAACggcagaaaaaaacagcatcCAAAATTCAAATTCCATCTTGTCCCTACCATCCATATACTGTATTTGGCACTGGTGCTGAAAAAGTGTTAGTTtgcaaacacagcacacaggtcaaccacaaaaaaaatctgaacaaaGCTTAGTGGGTTAGTAACATGTATCACAGCACTCCCCGTCATGcaaaacagcaaagtcactCAAAGCTCTCCTCATTCTCACATACCTATGTCTCATATTGCTATTAGGGTGCTTTTAGGCCAGTGCTCAGTCATAACTCTCACTGAAGTACAGTTTAGGTCAATGACCCAGCGTGCTTTTGTATGCATCTTTTCACTCGCTTCGTCAATAGAGCTTTGTGGCGGCAACAACCACCCCACCCTCCCCTGAACCTGGCCGTGTGCCATACAATACACTGTGTTGTCAGCATTTAAGAGCTAGGGGGTGAGAACAGCCACACAAAAGCAGGAGGCGGTGAGGTGCGACTGTAAGAGGCCAGAGCAAATGTAAACATGCCACATTCCCGGGAGCCCATATCAACTCACCCGTCGATACTCTCTTGCGTTTGCGGCTGTCTAGGAAACCAGAGAGAACCACAGACAACAAAGTCACATTTCTGCTGAATGGCCTTCGAGTGAGTGTGAGAGGGGTCTGGTCAAGAGCTTGAGGCCAATTAGTGACTCTCAGACCAGATCATCCCCAGGTGGTGGCCTTCAAATGTATGGAAACATAGCTAAAACATGACGGTTGATTTTCACTTTATACACTGAAGAGATTAGAGTTTAAGGTCTATATATAGTAGGCTTACAGCGCAGTATCATCTTTCCTTTCTCTGACGTTTGGCAGGGGAAGTAGTAGACATGTGTCTTTTTCTAAACAATGCTGCCTTTCTGGAGACTCCAACATGATGTCAATGGAAACATAGCTTTACATATGGAAGTGAAGTAAATCCAGATGGCCTTGACTCAGGTTAAATGGTTGCATTGTGCGTGTGGGCACGGCAGTACAGACTTGTGTTCAGGTTACTATGGAGTCCACGAGTTGCATCTTATTTCAGAGCTGTGCGGTATTTATATAGGATTTCATGTCGACTCAACAGTCAAGTCTACACATAATTGGCCTGCTTTGTACCATCACCATGTTCTTAACGTTATGTATGGATATTACTCAGGCATGAGCCTTTCCACACTCTCATGCTGATGCACTTTGAGCTTTACATGTCAGTGTGAAGTTCCTTCTGCTGAGGAAAACAACAGTGTACTGGTGAGATCCATGTTACTGTAGGTGTTAGGTGAGGTCAACAAATGGCCAATTCAATGCACTCCATCACAAGGTCATGAAGTCATCTTCTTTAATAAggttgaatattttttttccattcacAGACAAACTCTGTCTGATTgcacaacaaaaccaaagacaaaaTGCTGAATTTTGGTCTGTTTAACAGTGCTCATGACACACAAAACTATTTGGTTGATGATGTCAGAGATTTGTATAGTTTTGTTCAAAAATCACACTTCAAAAACACGGTAGCACTAGGTTCAATGCACAATCTGATCATCCACTCAGCATTTACAAACCTTGTGTCACTAAGATAAAACCAATAATATTGCCATAATGCAGAACACCACAATCAATGGCCATATGATGACAATGCCATAGGGCCTTTCATTACAGTTTCTTCTTTCAATCTTGAggtaacatttaaaacaagaaaaaggtCTGAGCTGTTGCTGCTCCGTCTTTGCTGTTTGTGTTGAAATACTCATGACTGATCCAGTGAATGCTGAAGGTACCAATtaggtttctttttttaataaagactTCACCATCAGAAAGAAAATGGCACTTGTGAGTTTTCACAGAAacaataaagacacaaaaaatagaagaaaaagtCTACTCAGAAACTAACAGGCACTGTTATAGCAATCTGCTTTACAGCTTCAGAGCGGCCAGCCTCTCCACCATGAGCCTCTTCTTATATCTCAGCTGACTGGCTTCCCTGATAGCCTGCCATCTCTGCAGGTCACCTTCACTACAGGAAGAAGGTACTGagatctgattggctgattgGCCTCTCAGGGAGTTCTGGACCTGATCAGAACAAATTCCAAGTTTACGGATTAGCATGTCGTCTGTTTTAGGACGTGTCTCTTTGTCAACCCGATTCTGTTTATTTGCTGCTGCATCCTGGGTCAGAGGACATGGAGGGCAGAGGAGTCTGGCCTTGAGATCAGGAGGCAGAGCCCATGGCTCTGGGATGGGCATAGGGGCATAGTTGTCAGGGGCTCCTGAGAGTGGCCGCTGTTGCTGAGCCGCCTGGGTTTTCTCCTTACGATAAACCACATCGTCCTGCTCGATATCAGGGAAATCCTTCTCCTCAGTGCTGCCACGGCGGTGTTGTTGGGTGATGATGTTGAGTTGCGGCTCAGATGTGTAGAGGCGGCGGTTGGCAGACAGATGAGTCTTCATCATAGCTAAGTCTGTGTTGGACTGGAAGGCCAGGGTTCGCCTGGCAAACATGTCATCATTCTCCAAATCAGGGTTAATGCTCTCGTAATCAAAGGGGTCTGGGGGCTCCCTGGGGTCTTGGCGCCCTAGGAGAGGCCACCTCTCACATTTGACCAGTCTGGGACCCGAGGTGGGGTCCACTGGGGCGAATACCAGAGGGGGGGTCTCTAGGCGAGGGGGGTCTATCTTGGGGAGCTGTGGGGGATTGTGTGGTTGGATATGAGGACTGCAGGTAGgcaaaaggagagaaaaggacAGAGAGGTCGTGAGTGCATGCATGTGAACTGGATCAAAgcaagaaaaggagaaagagaaacatcAAGCAGCCATAGTGGTCATATATGATTTAATGTTGATCAAAAATTTTACATTCACTctgctacaaaataaaactgcaatgTTAGTTGCTATAAAAAAATCTTCACTAGAATCGGCTGTAATAAAAATAGGATAATGCTGAAAAACAACCTATTTTCTACTAAGGTCATTGCAGGCATACTGCTTTATAGAGCGAGTTAGGGCAACCTTCAGAAGCTTGACACTGTATTTTATCATTAGTATATTAGAAAGCAGCTCATCAGAAATTAAGCCCCAAAAGGAGCCAATTACATTTCTCCTATAAAACCCAGATGGCCTAAAACATTCCTTCATTGTCACAGTCATGCAGCTGTATCGACCTTTTCCCCACAACAAGGGTGGTGTGAGCCAAGGCCTCATGTGTGTGGgagtgagagggagaggtgCTGGAAGGAGAGGGGGCTGAGGAGAGCCAAGGACTGATGTCACAGTCTGAATCATCTGACGAAGAGCCCGACTTCTTATGACTATAGCCAAGGACAGGGGACAGCAGGGTGGACGAAGGACAGGGgacagaagcagagagagggTAAAAGGGAAAGACAGGAGGCAATAtagggaaagagaaagaaacgTAAGTGGGAGGAACCTATAGAGAAAATACAGTGAATGACAGAACACCAAATGTTGAACCTTAGAATCTGAAAAGTTAAATTGGCATGCAATTAGTTTAAAGATAGCAAGACCAAATGTTTCTGgtagagaaggaagaaaaggtTGTGCAAGAAGCAGGGAATATTTCCTGACATTACTATtctgtaaaatataataaacagtGATTTAAAGTATATGAGAGAATTCTACATTATTCCGAATTCGAATGCCCTCACACACCTGAATCCTTGCATCTTCTTATACCAGGGTCTCTTCTGAGAGCCTAGTTTGATCTTCTGTATGTGAACGTCTTCTTCAGGGGTCCAAAACTTTGGTAAGAACTTGTCATGAGGTACATTGCCAGCAGGCTGGGGTTTGATGCCCATCTTGCGGGTGTAGACATCATCTTGGATGGGGTCAGCATAGCCCACCTCATCGTCCTCACCCTCAGATTCATCATAAATCTCCCTGAACAGGCTGTCAGTGGACACGGCCTGGCGGTGGTCCACCCTCAGGGAGCCATGCTGAGGGGACTGCATTTCCCCACTGTTGATCCGGCTGCTGCTCAAGACACGTGTCAAAATAAATTTTCAGAAGCAGTACACCACGCCAGTCAGGCAAAGAGGAGCATATTCCTCGAGCACAACAACCTCAAATAGATGACGCAAGGATTAGCAAACCGCTGCAAGCTCAAAACCAAACTGTAAAAGAGGCAAAAATTGATTTCAGGAGTTATGTTGCCAGCTCAAATCACTCCTCCAAGATCACACATTTCAGAAGAAGCAACTAAGGACGTGCTGCAGCTACAATCTCAAAACAATTCAAAGAGAAACCAAACTTGTTAAAGGCAGCACACTACGACCAATGATGTTGCTCATGGTTACAATTAACCATGCAAACTGATGGTAAGAGAAGCGTTCTAGTTTGCGGTCATCTGGCAGGCACATCAAAGTCACACTGTTGCTTCATATTCTCTGACCTGAGGCAAGTCACATTCTGTTGAGGGGCAACATTAGGAGTCATAGGGACCTTAGGCCAGGGACCCCCTCTACCTCCAGATGCCCTTCCCGCTGTCAGGGGACTGATAGGCACAGCAAAGTTGGTGGGTGGAGCTGGGGAGGGACTATGAAAGCGTCTGCTGGCCAGGTCATCCAGAACAAGGTCAGGGTCCGGTCGATCTGCGTCTGAGTCGCTGCCACTTTCATATTCGTAGGCCCACTGTAGATGAGCCGCAGGCGAGGCACTCTGGGACACTTGACTGTGGCCATAGCAGTCAGAGGAAAGCCTTGTTTCACTGAGGTCGTCATTCCACAGCACAGCAAAATGAAACACCACCAGTACATACGAGCATCGACCATGCGcagacaacacaacagcaccacaaatgtcaacagTGATGAGAGAGGAGACAATGTAAAATTCAGGTATTGGAAGCACAAACCAATTAATTAAGATTAATTAGCCAAATagaaaaacagcacaaacagaTCCAAGTGTTTACTATTGTGTGTAGTCTAACAGTACCTAGTCAGTGTGCCTTCATCCTCTGTGTATGCGGGGTTGGCCCAGCTGTGACGGCTGTCCTCATTGCGTTCGGCCCGTTTCTTCCTTAGCGGAGCAGGCACGTAGCCTGAGGGTTTGTCTTTAGTGGGCAGGAACTGGTTAAACTGGGCGCTTGTCTTCGGTGTGATGACAACCGATCTGCGGTAACTGAGAGAGTCCTTGTTCTCAGCCATCCTGAAGATAGAGTCTGCCTCAGTGTCACTGCAACAACCTGGAGCATAGACAGAtcaggagaggagggaggacaaACAGGGGTAAGACAGATTATGGGAAATAAAGAAAGTGGGagcagaaatggaaaaaaaaaaaaagacaggataAACAAGTTGAGAAACGAGGAGGGTGGGGGGCAGGGGGGTGTTGTGTGTTCTGGTGTGACTTTGGAAGAGTAACAGAGGGGTGCAGGGTGGGGAATGGAGGCCTCCTCATTTACAAGCCGGTGTGTATAGCTGTGGAATGTCTCACTGCCGTCTCTTACAGGGGGGGACAAAGATCATTGACCAGCACTTCCCCTATCTCAAAGCATACCACACTTCTGTCATGAAACAAGATCACAGACAGTGTTTAGCACTGACATATAATATTTCCCTCTTCAGGGACTTGGGTAGATTTCATGGAAAATATTGACTTTCAAAAACATACCACTAGATGGCAATAGGTATTTGTTTTCACAAATGGGAGACAACTTTCTGGCTCTGATAGGGTATATCTTCCCCGTTCACAAATATTTTAAGTTCTAGCCAGATGAACTTGATTCATGCCGAGATACAGTTTGAGAATGTCTGGACACTTTGATGAGAATCTACTGGTAGGGTGTGAGAGCCAtctaaaataaaccaaaaacaaccaatcacaaaaaaaaacatgcttggTTCTCTTAAATCCCATAAAGTCAGCTTTGGAagggtaaaaagaaaaaggtcaAGAACAGACGTTCTTACAGGTTTTTGTCAGAATAGCAGATGTGTCTGATTATGAGTGTGTCTTGTTTGCGTGTAGATGCAAATGACATGATGTCTCCTACCCTCGCTGCTGCCTTTAAGTGTGGTGTCAGATGAGATGCTGTGGGACAGAGAGCCCAAAGAGTCCAAGCTGTCCAGGGAGTCGTCTCTCCTGTGTCcgccttctccttctcctctcagATGGTAGGGCTCCTCTCGCTCTGAGTACCAGTTATCTCCAAAACCGCTGTCTCTGATGTTGCTGCCTTTCTGACTGGATGATTCCTGCAGTGCCtttcatacacacataaacacacacagtcagataATAGTGTGCCAATTACAATATTTatctccactgtgtgtgtggtgggtgaGCGATCTCCCAGGTAGAGTGTGAAGTCTAATACTGTCTGGCCTCTCATTCTTGCAGACTCGGTTTCTGTAAACATACGCTCCTGTACTGTCTATAAGGGGCATGCTGCATGGGATAACGTCATTGTTTTCTATTCGCTGCCAGCTCTCTCAAAACAAACAGTGCCATGTTCCATGTGCCCTTGATGAGTGGGTTTACTGAATGAAGAAAATGTTATTGCATATAAACACATAAGGAAGTCCTGGAGCCACTTTAACCAGCAGGGCTACAAACAAGCAAAAACCTGTCAAccactttaaaaagaaaatgattttcAGATCTGTAATCCACTAAATCCTGCCAGACAATACAAGTCCACAAACTAAACCCAGCCTTAACCCTGTACCAGTGAACTTGGATTATCATAGCTAAACGTAGGTAAGACGCACAGAAACCAACTGCTATTACTGAAAATCCCTGTAGTCATTTGAATTATAGGGGCCTTGCACACCACCAGCTATAAATCTATGTGAAAGCAAAGTGCCAAATTCAACACTTGAATGAACAAGTGGGAGGAAACGGGCTTCCTCAAGACAAGAGGCAGCTATTTTCAGATGCACACTATGTGAACTGTGTGCCTTGCTGTAAACAAGATTAAAATAGCTGAGTCAGGGGATCAGATCATTTATGACTTAACGTAGCTTTGGTTTTCGTGGCCAGCAATCTGAGGCCCCTTGGCCTTTAACAGTCATTCTTCTGCACATAGTCTACATACCAGGGAGGGTACAGAAATGTACTGGGCAGTGGCTGTAAAAGAGGATTTCATTCATGCTGTTTCATGGCAGCCCAGATAAGACAGCCCAGAGTGCATAATTACCCACCTTGTATAGTGCTGTGCCCAATAATCCCTCGAATGCCTTAAAATTCAGGTAAGGCCCATCATAGACACGGTCACACTGAGCTCTTCTACCCAGCCAGTAAATGGTGATTAGAACCTggagtgaagaaaaaaaaaaacagcttaatACACAAACCTTTATGTCTATATGTGGAAATTTAATATCATTACCAGACCATATATATACAATTATAGCTAAACTTTACCCTAACTAATGAATGTTCAATGCAGTGCTAGAGCAGGTGATTGTTATGATAGTTGTAGTCCTACACTGACACACAGCAATATCACCTGGTGCCATGCTCTTGTTTCCAGGCTCATCCAGAATACTctgttgctgtttgtgtgtgcattatcAGGCACTAAGGCAAACAATCATTGCTACATCAACGACGCTGGTCCCCTATAACACATGATACCAATCAAATGGATGTGTCAGCTCTTTGGTTAGAAGAGTTAGTTAGAAAGTTATTATTGTCGCAGTTGGAATGTACAATGGCCACATGCGGGAAAATAATGCAGGATGACCAATCTATTACATCTAGGGACACACATTCCCTCAAAGAGAGCAATTTAAACACTTACCTTCTTTAATGCTTTTATGGTTGCTGTTTAAAGGCAAGACCTTGAAATATATCTCAAATTTAGTCTGGGATTAATGtaagaataaattaataaattttgtGTAACATGTTTAGTGTCTGCCTGTATTTTGCAGatccacaaataaatcaacttttaaaaatgaatctaAAAATGAATATAGAGGCATCCTGGTGGCTTAGAGGTTTGCTAGATGCTTACATGTAATTGCTATTTCCATCACATATGTTTacgttgttttattttgtaaagttACATATCACGTTAAATGTAATCTTAATAATGGTACAAAATGTTTAAGGGACTTCTGAGGATTTAGCAGAGTACTCCTACAG is part of the Micropterus dolomieu isolate WLL.071019.BEF.003 ecotype Adirondacks linkage group LG07, ASM2129224v1, whole genome shotgun sequence genome and harbors:
- the LOC123973528 gene encoding LIM domain only protein 7-like isoform X8, yielding MEWREQSAVSCDEAYLEAQRWIEAVTKKKFGSNDFRSALENGVLLCDLINKVKPGIIKRVNRLPTPIAGLDNLNVFLKACGKLGLKEAQLFHPGDLQDLSTRVTVKHQETNRRLKNVLITIYWLGRRAQCDRVYDGPYLNFKAFEGLLGTALYKALQESSSQKGSNIRDSGFGDNWYSEREEPYHLRGEGEGGHRRDDSLDSLDSLGSLSHSISSDTTLKGSSEGCCSDTEADSIFRMAENKDSLSYRRSVVITPKTSAQFNQFLPTKDKPSGYVPAPLRKKRAERNEDSRHSWANPAYTEDEGTLTRQPQTQESIDGSKSTSDIKVDPSIIRQVRYEELQKYRDQIKNSEDKWQDDLNKWKSRRKSVNSDIVKKKEEREKIEQITYSSRRSKSFKEMEEERENKGKNSIGSRLGSLSYLDDSEDVFETPVIAPRTRTLPTKSYTIDIPYSSSEPPDLPLKEDKPPAASPATGRAASPPTSQEADIVDCPAGSDASSTITPAITPTSRSIFHRSQSPVAVPLQKSPVLEHTSTVKTEETTIISSSSSMQKVPEPRRPLSGTQTEVGAPSYGSLYKQQAPLSSKESKPPGVSLVSTSLPRSYQRSDSARLTSVVTPRPFGTQSSRLSSLPRPFTMDDSNKRVNGSVDASVKMSVPSRYHQFMNSEDETRSHSSSARSTEDEEEQEDETTAKSITSTQSVSPVPPQVKSEAPVSSDPAKETSQENYCEMRISLNQKPNSSRDFGFQAAWDSTGAHVTSIQPGTSAEMCQLQVGDEVLTVNGHQVAEMSYTDWKSCMEESLQEGSLVMDIRRHGKNNWDRDHPSLPFKSHKTINLTSMDHPMLLGSPDTKIVNSNLDFTSVISRETLPSKEAPAHPSIDAASNGVNGGFREESVTMRNKESEPISMKNLKRRSEFFEKGGSGSSVSALVYLCGGSESAMPDIPVPSITPSSSRWSWDPEEERRRQEKWQKEQERLLQEKYKRDQEKLQEEWLKAQQDIAKSVDQQKPESLHVNSHSVSPHSPLSPINQPTSPPWEEEERKTKEEQERERQAEERRKREEEGRELQRLQEERKRKERQEEEERKSREEEELRWQRRREEERKEERRRQEAVEQQRRERERAFEQQQQQQWTKSKSSPQLDEEEKPQWKVTGEKKGQPSGQAEAERQQILNEMKKKTSLLTDSSWIRQRTSNTAATSKETDVPPMRRGESLDNLDASHNSWRTSWTPRGNSYVQNYSRPHSALSGSTSFYGGGPGAQRPGSSTLPSSYSMSSLRGGAGTPSSPWSRQSPSPSPSSLSPTTSPEPTSEAGAPQQRSRSVSGKKICTFCDTPLGKGAAMIIESLGLCYHLGCFKCIDCKSDLGGSEAGAEVRIRNKQLYCNSCYMRCKTGQPTTM
- the LOC123973529 gene encoding LIM domain only protein 7-like, which gives rise to MHALTTSLSFSLLLPTCSPHIQPHNPPQLPKIDPPRLETPPLVFAPVDPTSGPRLVKCERWPLLGRQDPREPPDPFDYESINPDLENDDMFARRTLAFQSNTDLAMMKTHLSANRRLYTSEPQLNIITQQHRRGSTEEKDFPDIEQDDVVYRKEKTQAAQQQRPLSGAPDNYAPMPIPEPWALPPDLKARLLCPPCPLTQDAAANKQNRVDKETRPKTDDMLIRKLGICSDQVQNSLRGQSANQISVPSSCSEGDLQRWQAIREASQLRYKKRLMVERLAALKL